CCCCGCCCTGCAGGAGGGAAACTACGACTTCCCGCAGCCTCTCAAGCACAAGCAGGAAGGAATCTACGACGTACCGCCACCTGCCCTCACCAAACCCACCCAGAGTCCCCAGTCGCATTATGATTTCCCTCCTAGCGTGGAGACTCCTGCTCATCATCAACACCCAAATACCAACAGCAACGAAGGCATTTATGACGTGCCTCCACCCGCCCTTCATTTAGGGGCAGGGTCCCAGAGGGACATATATGACATCCCCCGGGGCATGCAGCCCTCCCAGCACAGACCCTCGCCCACCGACAGAGACGGAAGCAAAGGCATATACGACATCCCCGCTCAGGATGCTCGTGCAGTAGCAGACGTGACAGACGGTGTGAACCGCCTGTCAATCTCCAGCACCGGCAGCACACGCAGCAGCATGTCCACCTCCTCGTCCTCCACGGGCTCCAGCTCTGAGGGCCGCCTGGCTCTGGATGTGGACGCTGCTGTGCAGAGGTTGTACCGCCTGCAGCAGGCCGTGGAGGCCTCAGTCGGGGCTTTACATTCTATGGCAGCTTCCCCTCACTGGAGAACTTTCCCCTTCATGGAGCAGCATGCTAATGACATCCGCACAGTGCTAGACAGGGTCCGGGCTGCCCTGGGGgactttgttgtgtttggtagaGGGGCTGCAGCGAACGCCACAGCTCTATCAGACTCCAGCCTGCACAGTAAGCTGAGACGGCAGCTGGGACGCCTGGAGGACTCGCAACAGATCCTCCTGCAGATCTACCAAGTCCTGGAGAACTGCAGCTGGGCTCTGAATGCCCTAGCGTCCTCTGGCAAGCACCATAACAAGAGCGATGACCTGGATCGCTTCGTCATGGTTTCCAGGACGGTTCCCGATGACACCAAGCAGCTGGCCTCCACGATAGGCAGCAGTGCTGAGCTGCTGTTCAGGCGGACGCACATGAACGGGTCTCTCTCTACCGGGAGCACACCTGATGAGAACATGATCCACCCGCTCACCTCCCCTTCCTCTGATAACGACAACTACGGAGGCAAAACCAAACCCTTCCCCGTGCCCTCCAgccaagacaaagacaacatgaATAGCGAGAAGTGTGTGAAAAGCTGGATGGAGGACTACGATTATGTACATCTGCAGGTAAATCCTCAGTGAGAAAAAGTGTTGAGTTTGaagtgttttgtttaaaaatgagAACATTTTGTGTCGTCAAGCAAGCAAGTGTTGCTTTTAGCCCATTGATTCTCAAAGTCCCATTACTCAAATGGAAATCCTGGACTATTTTGTGACTTGACCCATCACTTCAGCCGTGGGTGGCAATTTCCGGAACCCAAGTATTGTGAGATGCCTCAGTCAGCTCATCTCTTTATTTTACCCATGGTCCATTTGGGGCATTTTAACcaaaatgtccttttttatACTAAAAGATATATTTATAGAAATGGGTAAATCCTTCACTTAGGGGCTTTAATATACGGCCTGTCTTGTTTCTGTGAAATCGTCATGTCAATtttacatatactgtaaatatagccTTTATACCGAAGATATGATGTCCTGCGATTTTCAATCCCTCTGTTTAAGTCTCATTCCTTTATATTCTTTATGTCCACTGACTTTATATGAGTCTAATTCATGAAGGATGTATTGAAAGGTGAAAGCCGGGCTGTGTGAGTACCTTTGAATGCCTCTTCTCATCTACTCCGCTTCCTCCACAGGGCAAAGAAGACTTTGAACGTCAGCAGAAGGAGCTGTTGGACAAAGAAGACATTATCAAGCAGAGTCAAGTCCAGCTGGGCCAGGAACAGGTGAGCCTCTCGCTTTCTTTTTCAGAcaatgagtatgtttacatgcacaccaatattccactataaatccgaatatgacaatattctgaatttgatacaggtcatgtaaacagcatattctggtttgatattccgaataaggcctttttccgaatatagcattttccgattaagacatgtTGCGTATTCCTGTATTATTCGggtttagaggcattctttggacatgtatacagcacattcggaatatgcgtctcagtCAGGGTTTTTACCTCTTTTttcctcttgcctgtttacggcttatggtcagctctgtgcattaatatggttgctgtacacaaaccacccagccaacagtttgcaaggctgcagacccgataagaaggagaaacactgctacttttaaacattatcaaagcttggatatcaacaggtttttggatatgcgcacacatcgctacgccaagcttttcaagaagctggttgaaggaatgaaagagggacgctgtgttcgcacggtccaacaagtccaccaccgctggtaaactttgaaaaaaataaaaaataaatcgggaatattagtggaatattcactttcattagccatgtaaacagcttagttggaatatcgtctttttcggaataagggcacaAAACAGAATATTGTGTACATGTAAACGTATTGAGTGTTGCACTGGATTCTATATTATCAAtcatacatatttaaatattcatatacCATCAGAGATACACACAGCCATTGACCTTTAGGGTCTCATAGGTGCAGTGACTTtgtgagacaaacagagagtCAAACATTTGGAGCCTTTTTTTGCAGCCAGATGCCACCTCATAGCCTtacacatgataaaaacaagcagaaaatcctcatatctgagaagctggaacccaaaacatttggcatttttacttgaaaaataactgaaacgattaaaattacaaaaagaaTTCCACCACCTAACATGTACTATTTCCTTCTGATGttacaaagtacatttactcaaatactgtcCTTAAGTACAAGtttgaggtatttgtacttaACTATTTCCTGTACTGTATaccactccactacattttggaagccaatattgtactttttactccactacatttatttgatagctttagttactacttactttacagatttatattattaatagaaCATACAAATCCACTAATAAATTATAGATGATATAATTTATATAGATATAGAAGGTAGTTATATTATAGATATAACTACCCAGCATTATCTAAATTACAATTAgatccacctttaccagctgcaacaataAAGAGAtgcacacattaatgcatcattaATTATAATCCAGTAATATGATAGGATTCTAAAATGGGCTGTTCTGCATAgtgagtacttttatttttg
Above is a window of Sander vitreus isolate 19-12246 chromosome 14, sanVit1, whole genome shotgun sequence DNA encoding:
- the nedd9 gene encoding enhancer of filamentation 1 — its product is MKYKNLMAKALYDNMPESPEELAFRKGDILTVIEQNTGGLEGWWLCSLHGRQGIAPGNRLKLLIGPMFEAQSPTAQSPPQSSAYQQKAGSGAQGIYQVPPSLQSPQQQSQQSIYQVPPGQDVYQVPPRSTLATETPPSKVVTPTRVGQSYTFSPGQHNQQDLYDVPPSRSQGVYDIPPGQMFPGARNQGVYDVPPSQMDLRIQGVYDIPPSSQGVYSVPPCRTNPALQEGNYDFPQPLKHKQEGIYDVPPPALTKPTQSPQSHYDFPPSVETPAHHQHPNTNSNEGIYDVPPPALHLGAGSQRDIYDIPRGMQPSQHRPSPTDRDGSKGIYDIPAQDARAVADVTDGVNRLSISSTGSTRSSMSTSSSSTGSSSEGRLALDVDAAVQRLYRLQQAVEASVGALHSMAASPHWRTFPFMEQHANDIRTVLDRVRAALGDFVVFGRGAAANATALSDSSLHSKLRRQLGRLEDSQQILLQIYQVLENCSWALNALASSGKHHNKSDDLDRFVMVSRTVPDDTKQLASTIGSSAELLFRRTHMNGSLSTGSTPDENMIHPLTSPSSDNDNYGGKTKPFPVPSSQDKDNMNSEKCVKSWMEDYDYVHLQGKEDFERQQKELLDKEDIIKQSQVQLGQEQINQFKKLEQDVIKPVENDVTQWISHSGKTSASPSESPSTHVCARDRQLLGFYSEQCEQHFVTLLSAVDAFFGCVSAGQPPRIFVAHSKFVILSAHKLVFIGDTLSRQAAAPDVANRVMNSSNVLCDLLKTVVAATKTAALNYPNTAAIQEMVDRVTDLSHHAQQFKEQLLQLANL